GGCGTCCCGGAGCGACTGTTCGAGCGAGGCCACGCGCTGCCGCGCGTCGTCGAGCTCGTCGGCCAGCCGATCCAGCGCCCAGTCCACCTCGGAGGCCTTGTAACCGCGGAAGACCTGCTGGAAGCGTAGTGAACGCACGTCGTGGCCCGTCACGGGTGGCGGCGGCAACCGGGTCGGTGTGGCCCCCGGACGCAACGGCTCCAGTTCCTCGCCGCGCCCGAACACGAGAACGGCCAGCAGGTAGACCACCGCCGCCACCGCGAGCACGATCACGACGTAGATGAGTGCACTTGCCACAGCACAGATCGTGGCACGCCGCTCCCCTCCGAGCGCGGAGACCGGTGCGCGCCCCGCGCTACCGTCCCCGTGGGCTCCCCGCACCGGAGCACACCGCCCCTCCTCCGAGCGGCCCGGCCCCGGCGAAGCGCCGCTAACCGACGGAGGCGGTGCGCGCCCCGAGCACGCCGTCTATGGCCGCCGTGAACTCGCGCCAGGCTCGCCGTTCGTCGTTGAGGGTGCGCATCCCGGACTGCGTCAGACTGTACGTCCGCCGCTGCCTGCCCCCGACCGTGCTCCACTCGCTGCGGACGTAGCCCGCTCGTTCGAGCCGCCGCAGCGCCGGGTACACGGTTCCGGTGGGCAGCGACACGGCCCCACCACTGCGTTGTTGCAGTGCCTCGATGATCGCGTAGCCGTGCAGCCGCTTGCCGTCCAGTGTGGCCAGCAGCAGTCCGTCCAAGTGACCGCGGAGGGCATCAGCTTTCACAGGTAGCCACTCTACGTTCCCGGGTGGACACTGTCACCGCCTTTACCGCAAGAGACTTAGGTCCCGTGACCGCACCGGGGACGTTGATCCGACTCACAGGAGGATCACTCGTCCACCGTCCGGCGCCGCCCGCGCCCACACTCCGGACTCTGCTCCGTTCGAGTGAGTTACACGCGATCCGCCACCGGCGGAAGAACCGACGTGGAAGATCAACCGCAGGACGGATTCCCCTCGCGACGAGGTGTTCGATGCAACCGCCCCCGCAAGGTCCCGGCGAAGGAACCGACGAGCGGTCACACCAGGCCCACCACCCCGAGGTGGACGGCCACCTCGTGGCCGCCGTACACCTCAAACCGGAGCTGGCCGACCGACTCATCGACAACTACACGAGCGCCCCACGCGAAGCACTTCCCCCGCCGCAGGGTACCGACGCGGTGAACGTACTCACCCAGGCGCTCACCGCCCGCCGGAAGCGCCGGATACGTGACGTCCTGCTGCTGGTGCTGACATCGCTGGCCGGCCTCACCCTCTTCCCCTACACGGTGATGTTCGTGCTCGGTCTGGCCGCGCTGTGGCTGTTCTGGTCCCTGACCTTCGGAGCACGTCGACAACTCCTCGGGATCGCGCCGAAAGCGCGCGCCGACGAGGAGGAACCCCACCCCCTGGGCATCCTGATCACGTGTGTCTTCCTCGGCGGCGCGTTCGTGGTGCTGTCCTTCGCCACCCGGCTGTCCACATCGCTGAGCTCCGAGCGAAGCACCTACTACTCGGAACCCGACGCGTTCCCACGCCCGTCCGCCGGGACCGCGCTGCTCACGCCCGTCCTGCTGTTCGTGCTCTGCCTCGTGGCGATCCTCGCGGTTCTGCTGCTGGACAAGTGGGTCACCAGGCACCTGGTGGCCAGTCACGGCGGCAGGATCCCCCGCCGAACCAACCTACTGGTCGCGGGAACGGCCAACTCGCTGGTCAACAGCGTCCGGCGCCGCTACGGGGAACTACTGGCTGCGGTCGCCCAGCGAGGTGACGGGCGCACGGTGCTGGCGCACGCGGGCTGGGACGCCTTCGTCGGGTACGGCGAGAAGGTCAACGCCTGGACGTTGCCGCTCGTGCTGCGCACCCGTTCGGAGGAAGCGGATCCACCGGTGCTGCACCCCAGGGAGGTCTACAGTGCGGTGACCGAGGAACTGCGGTCGATGTGGGACTCCGACCTGCTCGCCCCCGGCAGGAGACTGCGCGGGCTCACCGTGGGACCGCTCGTGGTCGTCAACACCAGGGGGCTCCGCGAGAACCGGAACACGCACACCGCCCGGACGCTGCTGTCGAGCGAAACCGGGCAACCGGTGGACCGAACCGACGCGGAGACGTTGAACCAACTGATCGACGAGGACTTCGAATGGGTCCGGCACTTCCAGCACAGTTCCGTGATGAGCTGGAACTCCGACCAGCTGATCTCCACGATGTTCAACATCGGTTGCGACAACCGCACGCTCTACCTGGAGTGGAACGCCTACTGCCTGTATCCGATGGCACAGCGCTACCGGCTGGCCGGTTTCCTGCGGCCGTCCGGGAAGCAGGTCGTCGCGGCGACGCTGCTGGAGTTCCTCCAGTTGCTGGGCAGCCTGGCATGGCGAGCGAAGAACCTGAACAGGGCGACCGACCCGGCCACCGGGAGATCGTTCCCCGGCCGCGACCGGAACGTGCGAAGCATCCGGGAACTGGTCGCCGAGGAGCACTGCGCCAACGAGTTCCAGGACCTGGACGGCCAGCGTCACATGACTCTGCTGGAGGAACGCACCCTCTCCGCGGTGCGCAACCACCTCTCCGAGCGCGGTTTCGACACCGAAGGGCTGGAACAGCACACCACCCAGATCATCAGCAACACCAGCAACAGCTTCAACAACTCGCAGTTCCTCGGACCGCAGAACTTCGGTGAGGGAGGTTCGGCGGTTTCCGCACCTCCACGCCACACCCCGTCCGGAGGCGTTCGTAAGGAGAGCGATTGAACGAGAGCGGGCAGACGTTCAACTTCGAGGGGAACTCGTTCCACGGGCCGCAGAACTTCGCTCCCGGTGGAAGCGCCTACATAACCCAGGGTGACGGGCAGCGGGGGGAACTCGACCAGCTGCGCGAGCTCGTGGCGGAGTTGGTCGAGTCGCTGTCGCGGTACTCGGACGGCGACGTCGACGGCGCGCGGGCGTACGACCAGGCCAGCGAGATGGCCGAGCTGCTGGAGACGACTTCCCCGGACGGGGAGAGCGTCCGGAGGAAGTGGTCCAGACTGCGCCCGCTGCTGGAGACACTGGGAACCGTCGGGTCGGTGGCCTCGATCGCTGGACTGCTCGGCAACCTGTTCTGAACGGCGGGGCCGCGTCCGCGCGAGCGCCACGCCGGTGACGAGCGCTGGTGGGGACGGGGGCCGTCCCGGCTCCCGGCGCGCGGAAGAGTTCGGCCGGGCGGTGCTCGGCGGAGTTCCGCCCGGAACCGGGAGCTCGTCATTCCACCCCGCACGCCCGGAGCGCCGACTCCACGTCCTCGACCACGGTCAGCGCCTCCAACGACTCCCGGGAGGCGAAACCGGACTCCACGAGTCCGCGGCTCCAGTCGAGCAGCGGGCGGTAGTGCCCGTCGGGGTCCAGCAGCACCACGGGTTTGGCGTGCATACCGATGTAGCGCGAGGTCCACACCTCGAACAGCTCCTCACAGGTGCCTATCCCGCCCGGCAACGCGAGGAAGGCCGTGGCGTGCGCGTCCATGAGGCCCTTGCGCTCCCGCATCGTGTCCACCACCAGCAGCTCGTCCGCCTCGGTGTCGGCCACCTCCCGCTCGACCAGCTCGCGGGGGATCACACCGACGGTGCGGGCCCCGCCCGCGCGGGCGGCTCGGGCGACCTCGCCCATCATGGACACCCGGCCACCACCGGAGACCAGCCGCCAACCACGTTCGGCGATCCCCGTCCCCACCTCTGCGGCCAGCCTTACGTACCGTTCCGGCACCGGACGCGACGCGCAGTAGACGCACACGGTGACCCGTCCGGTTTCCCCCTGCTTCTCGCCATGCTGTGTCATCCTGCCTCCGCACAACTCGTACCGCCGCGAACTCCGGCACGGCGAGCTTCTCGGGGAGCCCCGCCGGGACTCCGACCTGACGTGGTTGCCACCCGGTGGCGTGGCCGCCGGCGGAACCGGCCGTCGCCCCGTCCGGCGAGCGGCCGACGAGCGCCCGGGAAGGAACCGGGTCAGTGGGTCGAGTCCCAGGCCGCGTAGGCCTCCTCGACCACCCGGACCGCGTCCTCGACGTCGTCGGTCAGGTGCAACAGTCCCAGTTCCTGATCACCGATCTTACCGCTGGAGCGCATGGTGTCGCGGATCCAGTCGTAGAGGCCCTGCCAGTAGGAACGACCGAACATCACCACGGGGAACTTGGTGACCTTCTTCGTCTGCACCAGGGTCAGCGACTCGAAGAGCTCGTCCATGGTCCCGAAGCCGCCGGGCAGGCACACGAAGGCCTGGGCGTACTTGACGAACATGGTCTTGCGCGTGAAGAAGTACCGGAAGTTGACCCCGAGGTCGACCCACGGGTTCAACCCCTGTTCGAAGGGCAGCTCGATCCCCAGCCCGATGGACAGCCCACCGGCCTCGGAGGCCCCCCGGTTGACCGCCTCCATGGTGCCGGGGCCGCCACCGGTGATCACCGCCGATCCGGTGCCGGCCAGGGCCGATCCCAACCGGACCCCCTGCTGGTACTCCTCGTGCTCCCTGGGGGTGCGGGCGGAGCCGAACACGGTCGTGGCGCGGGGTACCTCCGCCAGCGCACCGAATCCCTCGACGAACTCGGCCTGGATCCGCATCACCCGCCACGGATCGGTGTGCACCCAGTCGGCCGGTCCCCGGGAGTCGAGCAACCGCTGGTCGGTGGTGGTCGGCTCCCCCACCCGGGCTCGACGCAGCACCACCGGACCACGCTGCTTCTCGTGCGGGTACTCCCCGTCACCTCCGAGGACCTCCCCCACCGGTTGTTGCTCGCCGTTCTCGGCGTGCTGGGCGTGCTGGGCTCCGTTGCCTTCCGGGCCGTGGTGTCGCTGACCGTCGATCGTCATGGCACCGAGCTTATGCACTCCCCGTGAACCCGAGATGAGGTCCCCGGGACGGACGACGGGCGATCGGCCCAACCCACTGGGCCGCCCGAACGAGAGTCATCCCGCCGCACGGACGTGAGCGGAGTAACATCCATGGCAGGCGGACCGTGGACCCCACCGCACGAGTGCGGTTCCCACGAGCTCGCCGACGGAGGGGCCATCCCCACCAAGCACCGGTTCGGACGCCCCGAACGAGGGAGTGCCGTCCCAGCCCGGCACGAACCGGGAGGGAAGGAGTCCGAGACCGCCCCACTCCCGACGGCCGGTCCCGCGACATCGGTCCCGCCCACGCGGGAACCGACTCGCCGACCGTGCGCACGAGCGGGAGCGGGGAACCAGAACCGCCTCTGCAGGAGCCGGACATGATCATCGAAGTAATCATCGGCGTGCTGGTCGTTCTCGCGCTCCTCGCGGCCTCCAGTGTGCGGATCATCAGGCAGTACGAACGAGGTGTGGTGCTGCGCTTCGGCCGGCTGCGGCGCGACGTCAGGCAGCCGGGGTTGACGGCGATAGTTCCCACGGTCGATCGGCTGCGCAAGGTCAACATGCAGATCATCACGATGCCCGTACCGGCCCAGGAGGGCATAACCAGGGACAACGTGACGGTGCGGGTGGACGCGGTCGTCTACTTCAACGTCACCGACCCGACCCGGGCGGTCATCAACGTGGAGGACTACCTGTTCGCCATGGGGCAGGTGGCCCAGGCGTCACTGCGTTCGATCATCGGCAAGAGCGACCTGGACGACCTGCTGTCGGACCGGGAGAAGCTCAACCAGGGGCTGGAGGTGATGATCGACAGTCCCGCGTTGAACTGGGGAGTGCACATCGACAGGGTGGAGATCAAGGACGTCTCGCTGCCCGAGACGATGAAGCGCTCGATCGCGCGCCAGGCCGAGGCGGAACGGGAGCGGCGTTCGCGGATCATCTCCGCCGACGGCGAGTTCCAGGCGTCCCGGAAGCTCTCGGAGGCAGCTTCGGTGATGGAACGGACCCCGGCCGCGCTGCAACTGCGACTGCTGGAGACCGTGGTCGAGGTCGCCGCCGAGAAGAACTCCACCCTCGTGCTTCCCTTCCCGGTCGAACTGCTGCGCTTCGTGGACCACACGGGCGACGGCTCGGCCCGGGAGAGCGAAGCGACCACGGAAACCTCGGCGGAAGAAGGTGTCGGAGCCGACCTCTCCGGCAGCACCGAACAACCGCCCCCGGCCGCCGGGGGGCCTCACGAACTACCGGAGGA
The nucleotide sequence above comes from Actinopolyspora erythraea. Encoded proteins:
- a CDS encoding PadR family transcriptional regulator, whose translation is MKADALRGHLDGLLLATLDGKRLHGYAIIEALQQRSGGAVSLPTGTVYPALRRLERAGYVRSEWSTVGGRQRRTYSLTQSGMRTLNDERRAWREFTAAIDGVLGARTASVG
- a CDS encoding LOG family protein translates to MTQHGEKQGETGRVTVCVYCASRPVPERYVRLAAEVGTGIAERGWRLVSGGGRVSMMGEVARAARAGGARTVGVIPRELVEREVADTEADELLVVDTMRERKGLMDAHATAFLALPGGIGTCEELFEVWTSRYIGMHAKPVVLLDPDGHYRPLLDWSRGLVESGFASRESLEALTVVEDVESALRACGVE
- a CDS encoding slipin family protein; translated protein: MIIEVIIGVLVVLALLAASSVRIIRQYERGVVLRFGRLRRDVRQPGLTAIVPTVDRLRKVNMQIITMPVPAQEGITRDNVTVRVDAVVYFNVTDPTRAVINVEDYLFAMGQVAQASLRSIIGKSDLDDLLSDREKLNQGLEVMIDSPALNWGVHIDRVEIKDVSLPETMKRSIARQAEAERERRSRIISADGEFQASRKLSEAASVMERTPAALQLRLLETVVEVAAEKNSTLVLPFPVELLRFVDHTGDGSARESEATTETSAEEGVGADLSGSTEQPPPAAGGPHELPEETPERTPAATGRGEVPEPEAAPSPVPEQRESQRHEERPGTTRSGPT
- a CDS encoding DivIVA domain-containing protein, with translation MASALIYVVIVLAVAAVVYLLAVLVFGRGEELEPLRPGATPTRLPPPPVTGHDVRSLRFQQVFRGYKASEVDWALDRLADELDDARQRVASLEQSLRDAESPGRSEDWDGPTGRE
- a CDS encoding LOG family protein, with amino-acid sequence MTIDGQRHHGPEGNGAQHAQHAENGEQQPVGEVLGGDGEYPHEKQRGPVVLRRARVGEPTTTDQRLLDSRGPADWVHTDPWRVMRIQAEFVEGFGALAEVPRATTVFGSARTPREHEEYQQGVRLGSALAGTGSAVITGGGPGTMEAVNRGASEAGGLSIGLGIELPFEQGLNPWVDLGVNFRYFFTRKTMFVKYAQAFVCLPGGFGTMDELFESLTLVQTKKVTKFPVVMFGRSYWQGLYDWIRDTMRSSGKIGDQELGLLHLTDDVEDAVRVVEEAYAAWDSTH